From the SAR202 cluster bacterium genome, the window CACAATGGGAGGCGGCATTTCGGCGGCTGACCAGGTCATTCGGCCCGGTGCCTTCGACCAGCGCGGCAGGCCGGACTTCTTCGGGATGAAGGACAAGCTTCCACTCAACATGCGCCCGGACGTGCTGAGCTACCAGACGCCGGAGCTTGAAGAGGACACCGAGGTCACGGGGCCGATCACCATGCACCTATGGGCTTCGTCTTCGGCCGTGGACACGGACTTCACCGCCAAGCTGCTGGACATACACCCGCCGAGCGCGGACTACCCGGACGGCCTGGCGATCAACGTCACGGACTCGATCATCCGCGCCCGCTACCGCAACGGCTGGGACAAGCCGGAGTTGATGAAGCCGGGCACGCCGTACGAGTTCGTGTTCGAGCTCTACCCCACGTCCAACATCTTCCGGAAGGGCCACAGGATCAGGCTGGATATAAGCAGCTCCAACTGGCCGCGCTTCGACGTAAACCCCAACACCGGCGGGCCGATAGGCCTTGAGCGCGCCTACCTGAGCGCCCAGCAGACCGTCTACCACGAGCCGGCGCGGCCGACGCATGTGGTGCTGCCAATGCAGCCGGGACGCGTCGACCGAGCGAAGTGATGGGAAATATCATGAGTTTGCAAGGGTAAGAGTTCGCGGGGCAGGTCTGGAGGTCACGAATGCAGATTCACTTGACGCCGGAGTCCGAGAAGTTCATCAAGTCCAAGGTGGATTCGGGCGAGTACGAATCTTCAAGCAAGGTCATTGAAGAGGCGCTCCGCGTGCTGGCAATACGTGAAAGGAAGCTTCAGGACCTCCGGAAAGCCATCCAGGAGGGTCTCGACAGCGGTCCGTCTACGCCGATGGATATTGAGGACATCATTCGCAGAGGTCACGAGCGACTTAAAACACGCGTGTCTGAGTCAGGCTAAAACGTCAAAATACGGCCCATCGGCAGTGCGGACGTTGGTCACGCCTTGATTACGGCTTGTAAAACAGCATGGGGATGGTGAGCTCACCATCCCCTTCGACTTTCCATATGCGCTCGCGTTACTGCGCGGGGTTGTACACCGCGCCCATGAAGAGGACGCTGCCGGTTGCGTCGTCGCGAATCAGGAACAGGAAGGGCCGGTCCGCGATGAAGCTGAACGGCGGATTGGGGTTGGCGGACGTGGCCGCCACTCCTATCGACGTTACCGCTGCCGCCTCCGTACCCACTTCGTTAACCTCCACTACCGCCTTGTGCTTGACCTCGCTGACATAGAGATGGGCGTCGCTCATGCCTGACAGGTCCGCGCGATCGGGGTCGAATGCGACCGCCATCCCCATATCTGAGAGAGCGTCGTTCAACTTCTCCTCGTATTCCATCTTGAACCGTGGTATGGACACGCTCCCTTCGCGGTTCCCGAACTGGCCCATCCATTCACCGAGGCTCTCTTCCGATAGGTCGTTCACAAGAGCTTCGAGACTCGTTCCCTCCTTCGGCAGGAATACGTACATTCCCACGTTGGTCTTCTTGTATGGCAGCTTCACTGCCTGGAACGCGCCGCTCTCCTGGTAAGAAAAGTAGCGTGTTTGCAGCATCATCGGCACTGTCACCTGCCCGCCACCCTGGAGGTGGTACGGCATCTCCCGCGTCAGTTTGCCGTCGAACTGCGTATCCCATGCCCCTTTGAAGTAGATTGCGTTGATGAGGTACATGACCATGTCGGCCGGTATCCGGTCGATGATCTGCGTTATCTTGCCGTTGGTGTTATCGCTCACCCACCCGTTGATCCTGCCGGCTGCGGCGGGGTCGTCGAAGTCGAGTACAGCCGCTTCCGCGGCGAAATGCTCTCGATTGGCGTCAATGAAGTCCTGTTTGAACTGGACCCCTTGTCTCGCCCAGAGCGAGTTTGCAATGTTCAGGGCAAGCTCCGGGTTCAAGGCGCACAGTGACTGGAGGAGCGCCAGATTGGCGTCATTGATCCGTTCCGGGCTCATTCCCTCGTAGCCCAGGGTCTCTGTCA encodes:
- a CDS encoding serpin family protein; translation: MRPVAATQLALIGIGCLASFGIAACSGATPAAPSTQSTATPPSSASPAPTPPASAPQAQNTPVASPTAQASSPKYCDLGAGGAVDPSLVSGNTGFGAELFGELHDSAPGENVFISPLSVSVALAMLYNGASGETRQAMTETLGYEGMSPERINDANLALLQSLCALNPELALNIANSLWARQGVQFKQDFIDANREHFAAEAAVLDFDDPAAAGRINGWVSDNTNGKITQIIDRIPADMVMYLINAIYFKGAWDTQFDGKLTREMPYHLQGGGQVTVPMMLQTRYFSYQESGAFQAVKLPYKKTNVGMYVFLPKEGTSLEALVNDLSEESLGEWMGQFGNREGSVSIPRFKMEYEEKLNDALSDMGMAVAFDPDRADLSGMSDAHLYVSEVKHKAVVEVNEVGTEAAAVTSIGVAATSANPNPPFSFIADRPFLFLIRDDATGSVLFMGAVYNPAQ
- a CDS encoding type II toxin-antitoxin system ParD family antitoxin; amino-acid sequence: MQIHLTPESEKFIKSKVDSGEYESSSKVIEEALRVLAIRERKLQDLRKAIQEGLDSGPSTPMDIEDIIRRGHERLKTRVSESG